Proteins encoded in a region of the Podospora pseudopauciseta strain CBS 411.78 chromosome 6, whole genome shotgun sequence genome:
- a CDS encoding hypothetical protein (COG:K; EggNog:ENOG503P2PM), producing MSDSSSTFHHHQASWLPSFSELTESIAHSAGDGAPPTRHTTLPLLGGRIPFRSPHSPEAHESPRYASSYYSSTFTAGPWSPLKLDPLGANRDPSQHADSPRKPSSASIAPTADYSTIHVNTSSDHESTEGMVEIPAKLNYPEALEAIANSAFALYDFARRCTADCRPGNDDSTLLVKLPSKRVVNIMVNNSDVIKKRMDDIKLARKWVEESTSGSHSKSRLSHHNSEETVQKPGRGRRRIREIGIDAHGKKTIPARNAAGKCYNCDCTESTEWRKGPEGPRTLCNRCGLQYSKRNMPIKQRS from the exons ATGTcagactcctcctccacttttcaccaccaccaggcaTCATGgcttccctccttctctgAGCTCACTGAGAGCATAGCGCACTCCGCTGGTGACGGGGCCCCTCCTACACGCCACACCACCCTTCCACTCCTCGGCGGCCGGATCCCGTTCCGGTCACCACACTCCCCCGAAGCTCACGAATCTCCTCGTTACGCGAGTTCATATTACTCTTCCACTTTCACCGCCGGGCCCTGGTCACCCTTGAAATTGGACCCACTCGGCGCCAATCGCGACCCATCCCAGCATGCCGACTCACCGCGGAAACCATCGTCTGCCTCCATAGCACCCACTGCCGATTACAGCACCATTCATGTCAACACCAGCAGTGACCACGAGAGCACCGAGGGAATGGTGGAGATTCCTGCCAAGCTGAACTACCCCGAAGCACTTGAAGCA ATCGCCAACTCAGCTTTTGCCCTCTACGACTTTGCAAGACGCTGTACAGCCGACTGCCGCCCTGGCAATGATGACTCAACTCTGCTCGTCAAGCTCCCATCTAAGAGAGTGGTTAACATCATGGTAAACAACAGCGACGTAATCAAGAAAAGGATGGACGACATCAAGTTGGCGAGAaagtgggtggaggagagcaCATCTGGCTCACACTCCAAGAGCCGTTTGTCCCATCACAACTCAGAGGAGACAGTACAGAAAcctgggagggggaggcggaggataAGAGAAATTGGGATTGATGCTCATGGGAAG AAAACGATACCAGCACGAAATGCGGCGGGTAAATGCTATAACTGTGACTGTACTGAAAGTACTGAGTGGAGGAAGGGACCAGAAGGGCCGAGGACGTTGTGTAATAGGTGTGGATTGCAGTACTCCAAGAGGAATATGCCGATCAAGCAGCGGTCATGA
- a CDS encoding hypothetical protein (EggNog:ENOG503P7XS) has protein sequence MCDFIQRRHFCGHFRFIASKWCRDYSATQHPINPNILYFERVDALCRDCKLKEAPPCDRESMIKRKQNGNLSSL, from the exons ATGTGTGACTTTATTCAGCGAAGGCACTTTTGTGGCCACTTCCGCTTTATCGCTTCGAAATGGTGCCGCGATTACTCAGCCACCCAACATCCGATCAATCCCAATATCTTATACTTTGAGAG AGTGGATGCCTTGTGCAGGGACTgcaagctgaaggaggcgCCGCCCTGCGATCGGGAAAGCATGATCAAACGAAAACAAAACGGCAACCTTTCCTCTCTTTAA